One genomic region from Antedon mediterranea chromosome 3, ecAntMedi1.1, whole genome shotgun sequence encodes:
- the LOC140043878 gene encoding uncharacterized protein, which yields MLRFGLGLFLLMVTSQLGHGNNVIQNLQIGNVRAKRALVTWNTTQEVVVTNVSHPLFWLTLYTDTGDEVFNRQLDEMRYELNDLDSSTRYDVCVAFSLDSTTRDANTTTCQSFETNDRFVAIFVGAFILVTFLLVVILDLVCKKDKDKVIKQSQEQILADGELNYKKAKTIPRASATPEGSAGIDNPGFPRDNDTPEGSEGMDNLGFRSLSMDDPGPMIIEHNQQIG from the coding sequence ATGTTGAGATTTGGACTAGGCTTATTCTTGTTGATGGTGACATCTCAACTGGGACATGGTAACAACGTTATCCAAAATCTACAAATCGGTAACGTGAGAGCAAAAAGAGCCCTCGTTACATGGAATACAACGCAAGAGGTAGTAGTGACAAACGTTTCGCATCCGTTGTTTTGGCTGACGTTGTACACCGATACGGGAGATGAAGTTTTTAACAGACAATTAGACGAGATGAGATATGAGCTAAATGATTTAGACTCTAGCACACGCTATGACGTATGCGTAGCGTTCAGCCTTGATTCCACTACGCGTGATGCCAACACGACTACGTGTCAATCTTTTGAAACAAATGACAGGTTCGTGGCAATATTCGTCGGAGCTTTCATTCTGGTGACGTTTCTCCTTGTTGTGATCTTAGACCTCGTTTGCAAGAAAGAcaaagataaggtcataaaacAGTCACAGGAACAGATATTAGCAGATGGAGAGTTGAACTACAAAAAGGCGAAGACGATTCCTAGAGCCAGCGCTACTCCCGAAGGGTCAGCGGGGATTGACAATCCAGGGTTTCCTAGAGATAATGACACCCCAGAAGGGTCGGAGGGGATGGACAATCTAGGGTTTAGGTCTTTGAGCATGGATGACCCAGGCCCTATGATAATAGAGCATAATCAGCAAATAGGGTAA
- the LOC140045260 gene encoding coiled-coil domain-containing protein 63-like — translation MPRGAPRSASRRSDASDIDADQQLAENELGKLQRQYRIMEGDRNAYSIESQDLIRKQLSEIKTLEAEKGELMKDLHLSESNTNISRDDSNIGRLQVLLEERDEYRRMINEEKKRQKELEGMTREKEREIHNQHKRMGGVHASQQHTTKTQKAIRVKENRLHQANEKFNSMLTENAEFRDKIDSLRVERTRFENIRKKLEKESADLRQQIGEVIDQSTQAYDSRDEAQAKIILLKEKADKDCAQHKAEMKELQRIIDHDRQLKEFMMIKSRERGEEDEQLIALRQKREAEEDERRRRERQEDSIEAYEDAFKKISEITGEDDLNKLVNKFIEVEDRNFALFNYLNEQNNEVEKLQDQIAEIKDEIKMFESQGAEMETQRKTILKSLEEKQTNSAKDADDFDSKTKGVNKILDQLKAGVESLFTKINCDRSSIDDMLGNTAGVSDETIVQYLGLVEQRTNELLAVNIYVDNRNLDHEPQPKGGLLGKGPVPAPQQLLIMAPTTGEDYDSDQGSELSEDESRPLTQMELKQRIMKGVLKKEAAAARKGFQYDLSGAKEMKQKQSMPEKKRGSTKR, via the exons ATGCCTCGTGGAGCACCAAGGTCAGCAAGCCGTCGATCAGATGCGAGTGACATTGATGCTGATCAACAacttg CTGAAAATGAATTGGGGAAACTGCAAAGACAGTATAGGATAATGGAAGGGGACAGAAATGCCTACAGCATTGAGTCACAAGACCTCATACGCAAACAACT atCGGAGATCAAGACACTGGAAGCAGAAAAGGGAGAGTTGATGAAAGATTTACACCTCTCTGAAAGTAACACAAATATATCACGTGATGACAGCAACATTGGCAGGTTGCAGGTACTGCTAGAGGAAAGAG atgaATATCGCAGAATGATAAATGAAGAGAAAAAACGACAAAAGGAACTTGAAGGGATGACGAGAGAAAAGGAACGAGAGATACATAATCAACACAAGAGAATGGGTGGGGTACATGCGAGTCAACAGCACACTACTAAGACACAGAAGGCCATTAGGGTGAAGGAGAACCGACTGCACCAa GCCAATGAAAAGTTCAATAGTATGCTTACGGAAAACGCTGAATTCCGAGACAAGATTGACAGTCTTCGCGTTGAAAGAACACGTTTTGAGAACATACGCAAGAAACTTGAAAAG GAAAGTGCTGACCTCCGTCAGCAAATTGGAGAGGTCATTGACCAATCCACTCAAGCATACGACTCGCGAGACGAAGCCCAGGCAAAGATCATTCTGTTGAAAGAAAAAGCCGATAAGGATTGTGCGCAACACAAGGCGGAGATGAAAGAACTGCAACGCATCATCGATCATGACCGCCAACTGAAAGAATTTATGATGATAAAGAGTAGAGAGAGGGGTGAGGAAGATGAACAGCTGATTGCATTGAGACAGAAACGAG AGGCTGAGGAAGACGAAAGGCGTCGACGAGAACGCCAAGAAGATTCTATCGAAGCCTATGAAGATGCTTTTAAGAAGATTTCAGAAATCACAGGAGAGGATGATCTAAACAAGTTGGTTAACAAGTTTATCGAAGTTGAAGATCGAAACTTTGCTCTTTTCAATTATCTGAACGAACAGAATAATGAAGTTGAGAAACTACAAGATCAAATTGCGGAG attaaagatgaaattaaaatgtttgagaGCCAAGGTGCAGAGATGGAGACACAACGCAAAACTATCTTAAAGAGTTTggaagaaaaacaaacaaattctgCAAAGGACGCTGATGATTTTGATTCCAAGACCAAGGGTGTAAATAAGATTTTGGATCAACTCAAAGCAg gtGTTGAATCTCTGTTCACTAAAATTAACTGTGATCGTTCTTCGATTGATGATATGCTTGGAAACACTGCTGGTGTTTCAGATGAAACCATAGTGCAGTACTTGGGATTGGTTGAACAGAGAACCAATGAGCTTCTTGCGGTTAACATCTATGTGGATAATAGA AACTTGGATCATGAACCTCAACCAAAAGGTGGTTTACTTGGTAAAGGACCGGTACCAGCACCACAGCAGTTACTTATCATGGCACCGACTACTGGTGAAGATTACGACAGTGACCAAGGCTCTGAGCTAAGTGAAGATGAAAGCCGACCTTTGACACAGATGGAGTTAAAACAACGGATCATGAAAGGAGTTTTGAAGAAGGAGGCGGCAGCCGCTAGGAAAGGGTTCCAGTACGACTTATCGGGCGCGAAAGAAATGAAACAGAAGCAATCTATGCCCGAAAAGAAGCGTGGTTCAACAAAACGCTGA
- the LOC140044316 gene encoding protein mono-ADP-ribosyltransferase PARP12-like, with the protein MLASDGLDLILVERLEVKGDEDVSDAYLVSPWSWYWQDECGKWIEYSEQNTKQSARSDKESSDFESLFKAYKNENGSFSVKFKAGNQNYTLDFSAMSQTNDRYHTRKPVCRRPVRQIKPKDVEKYRKEKPWLHTHTFPRTWDTTIKTKTHRLVKVTKEANNEEYREISKLFKRTLPDGAITRLERVQNEICWEAFARQRETMMKKNSRRKVEELQLFHGTMQDKVDDICRDNFDFRLSGTRVGHVYGQGAYFAKSAKYSNDYAEKDSVGRKRMFVARILVGSYTVGTKEMHRPPFKDPADKSKGMYDSCVDDVANPSIFVVFDNHQVYPEYLIT; encoded by the exons ATGCTTGCATCTGATGGGTTGGACCTTATTTTAGTTGAGCGACTGGAAGTCAAAGGTGATGAAGATGTTTCAGATGCCTATCTGGTATCTCCGTGGTCTTGGTATTGGCAGGATGAATGTGGAAAGTGGATTGAATATAGTGAACAG AATACCAAGCAGAGTGCACGATCAGACAAAGAAAGTTCAGATTTTGAAAGTTTGTTTAAAgcatataaaaatgaaaatggaAGTTTCAGCGTTAAATTCAAGGCTGGTAATCAAAACTACACTTTGGACTTCTCTGCCATGAGCCAAACCAATGATAGATACCATACCAGAAAACCCGTCTGTCGAAGGCCAGTCAGACAGATAAAACCAAAGGATGTTGAGAAGTACAGAAAAGAAAAACCTTG GTTACACACTCATACTTTCCCAAGGACTTGGGATACAACcatcaaaacaaaaacacatcGACTTGTAAAAGTGACTAAGGAAGCAAATAACGAAGAATACAGAGAAATCtccaaattatttaaaagaacTCTTCCAGATGGAGCAATAACTCGACTTGAACGAGTCCAGAATGAGATCTGCTGGGAAGCATTTGCAcg GCAAAGAGAAACCATGATGAAGAAAAACTCTCGTAGAAAAGTTGAAGAGCTCCAACTGTTTCATGGAACAATGCAGGATAAAGTTGATGATATCTGTCGTGATAATTTTGACTTTCGCTTGAGCGGGACACGAGTTGGGCATGTTTATGGACAAGGAGCTTACTTCGCAAAGTCAGCAAAGTATTCCAATGATTACGCTGAAAAAGACAGTGTTGGTAGGAAGAGGATGTTTGTTGCAAGAATTCTTGTTGGTAGCTACACAGTTGGCACAAAAGAGATGCACCGGCCACCGTTTAAAGACCCGGCAGATAAGTCAAAGGGGATGTATGACTCTTGTGTTGATGATGTCGCTAATCCAAGTATTTTTGTGGTGTTTGATAACCATCAGGTTTATCCAGAATATCTGATTACATAA
- the LOC140045258 gene encoding uncharacterized protein: MMKTYVSTCSCAVVFILLLTPRSAFGATYASDLTLLSKTTTSLAISWTVASDNTTADYYIITVDDSSNARVQTVNITDLTLNNFMFTSLEQAKAYTFTLTTYDSDNAEIGSDTLRVSTVYDTWNTKAIIAMAIAGFIVLSLLGAKVIATCWNPDKSQEKWKKEVLVVKQRKKEEKRRRKPAVSNDTTEEDLDDNSNLPI, translated from the coding sequence ATGATGAAGACGTACGTTTCAACATGCTCATGCGCAGTAGTGTTTATATTACTTCTGACGCCAAGAAGCGCATTTGGGGCAACTTACGCATCAGACCTTACGTTGTTGAGCAAAACAACTACGTCACTAGCGATCTCGTGGACCGTAGCATCCGACAACACAACAGCAGATTATTACATAATAACAGTGGATGACTCATccaacgcgcgcgtacaaacaGTGAACATTACAGACCTGACgttaaataattttatgttCACGAGTTTAGAACAAGCAAAAGCATATACGTTTACGTTAACTACGTACGATTCAGATAATGCGGAAATTGGCTCGGATACGTTAAGAGTTTCAACCGTTTATGATACCTGGAACACGAAGGCTATCATCGCTATGGCTATTGCCGGTTTTATCGTGTTATCCTTACTTGGAGCTAAAGTAATCGCCACATGTTGGAATCCAGATAAAAGTCaagaaaaatggaaaaaagaAGTTCTAGTAGTGaaacaaagaaagaaagaagaaaaaagaagaagaaaaccTGCTGTTTCAAACGACACGACGGAAGAGGATTTGGACGATAACTCCAACCTTCCAATTTAG
- the LOC140045261 gene encoding urease accessory protein UreG-like: MSKNNVEFIRAGLTNISNDDAHTHSHEHGHTHGHTHEHMENPGSFLSRDMPLKRTNFRERSFTVGIGGPVGSGKTALVLGLCTHLREKNSLCVVTNDIFTKEDWEFLVRNKALPEERLRAVETGGCPHAAIREDYSVNMEVIKDLSKIYSPEIVIVESGGDNLAANFSRELADYIIYVIDVAGGDKVPRKGGPGITQSDLLVINKTDLAEAVGADLKVMERDSCLMREDGPTIFAQAKHMVGIPEIADLIVKALKKTQECA; encoded by the exons ATGTCGAAAAACAATGTAGAATTTATTAGAG CTGGATTGACAAATATCAGTAATGATGATGCACATACCCATAGTCATGAGCATGGTCACACACACGGTCATACTCATGAACATATGGAAAACCCAGGAAGCTTTCTTTCTCGAGATATGCCGTTAAAACGAACAAATTTTCGAGAG agGTCGTTCACTGTTGGTATAGGAGGTCCTGTTGGTTCAGGGAAAACAGCATTGGTTCTTGGTCTGTGTACACATCTACGAGAAAAGAATAGCCTTTGCGTAGTTACCAACGACATCTTTACCAAAGAAGATTGGGAATTCCTGGTACGAAATAAGGCATTACCAGAGGAACGACTGAGGGCGGTCGAGACAGGCGGGTGTCCTCATGCAGCTATACGTGAG GATTATTCTGTgaatatggaagtgattaaaGATCTTAGTAAGATTTATTCACCTGAAATTGTTATCGTTGAGTCTGGTGGGGACAACTTAGCTGCAAATTTTAGCCGAGAACTTGcagattatattatatatgtcaTTGATGTTGCTG GGGGAGACAAAGTTCCCAGGAAAGGTGGACCAGGCATAACACAAAGTGACCTTCTGGTGATCAATAAAACTGATTTGGCCGAGGCTGTGGGTGCTGACCTAAAG GTGATGGAGAGGGATTCTTGTTTGATGCGGGAGGATGGGCCAACGATATTTGCACAAGCTAAACACATGGTTGGTATACCAGAAATCGCCGATCTTATTGTCAAAGCTTTAAAAAAGACACAGGAATGTGCATGA